From a region of the Nitrospira sp. genome:
- the rplE gene encoding 50S ribosomal protein L5, with product MAKESKNRPSKPSERKSSKKESPAQQLDQGSEESKFRPRLRDRYEQQVIPALMKEFGYKNVMQVPKLERVVLNVGMGEAIQNVKLLESAVTELGMITGQKPVVTKAKKAIAGFKLRQGLPIGAKVTLRSRRMYEFFDRLVSLALPRIRDFRGVSPKAFDGRGNYTLGLKEQLIFPEIKYDEVASIHGMDITVVTTAKTNDEGKALLKHLGMPFRV from the coding sequence ATGGCAAAGGAATCGAAAAACCGACCCAGCAAACCATCTGAACGAAAGTCCTCAAAGAAGGAAAGTCCGGCGCAGCAACTGGACCAGGGGAGCGAGGAGTCCAAGTTTCGGCCGAGACTTCGTGACAGGTATGAGCAACAGGTGATACCGGCACTCATGAAGGAGTTCGGCTACAAGAATGTGATGCAGGTTCCCAAGCTCGAACGCGTGGTCCTGAATGTGGGCATGGGTGAGGCGATTCAGAATGTCAAGCTCTTGGAGAGTGCGGTGACTGAATTGGGGATGATCACGGGGCAAAAGCCGGTGGTCACGAAGGCCAAAAAGGCCATCGCCGGATTCAAGCTCAGGCAAGGGTTGCCCATCGGTGCTAAGGTGACGCTCCGTAGCCGACGGATGTATGAGTTTTTCGATCGATTGGTCTCGTTAGCGCTTCCTCGTATCCGTGACTTCCGCGGTGTCTCTCCAAAGGCATTCGATGGTCGCGGGAATTATACGCTGGGGTTGAAGGAGCAGCTCATCTTCCCGGAAATCAAGTACGACGAAGTTGCATCCATTCACGGTATGGACATTACGGTCGTTACCACGGCCAAGACGAACGACGAAGGGAAAGCTCTTTTAAAGCACCTCGGAATGCCGTTCCGCGTATGA
- a CDS encoding type Z 30S ribosomal protein S14 produces the protein MSRLALRNKAATKQKFSTREYHRCGVCGRVRGYLRRFRMCRICFRMMTLRGEIPGVRKSSW, from the coding sequence GTGTCACGATTAGCGCTGAGAAATAAGGCGGCAACGAAACAGAAATTTTCCACTCGCGAATATCATCGCTGCGGTGTCTGTGGTCGGGTGCGGGGGTATCTGCGTCGGTTTCGGATGTGTCGCATCTGCTTTCGGATGATGACGTTACGCGGCGAGATCCCTGGAGTACGGAAATCGAGCTGGTAG
- the rpsH gene encoding 30S ribosomal protein S8, which produces MVTDPIGDLLVRLRNGAQRRFEMVTVPTSKLKRAILEILRREGYVDAIEDGVQDGHPVLNVRLRYVGEGQPMITGLERISKPGRRVYVGSQDIKKVRNGIGLSILSTSKGIMTDQESRKSHLGGEVLCSVW; this is translated from the coding sequence ATGGTTACAGATCCAATCGGCGATCTTCTTGTTCGTTTAAGGAATGGCGCGCAACGCCGTTTTGAGATGGTCACGGTTCCCACCTCAAAGCTGAAGCGCGCGATTTTGGAGATTTTGAGGCGAGAGGGCTATGTTGACGCAATTGAGGACGGGGTGCAGGACGGCCATCCCGTTCTGAACGTCCGTCTGCGATATGTCGGTGAGGGACAGCCTATGATTACGGGGCTTGAGCGCATCAGTAAGCCGGGACGCCGCGTCTATGTCGGCAGTCAGGACATCAAAAAGGTCCGTAATGGGATCGGTTTGTCCATCCTTTCAACATCAAAAGGAATTATGACGGACCAGGAGTCTCGCAAGAGTCACCTCGGGGGTGAAGTCCTCTGCTCGGTATGGTAG
- the rplF gene encoding 50S ribosomal protein L6 has product MSRIGKKPIAIPGGVDVKVAGSTVSVKGPLGKLDWSLVHGVDVAVNNGQVIVGRSSDDRKLRALHGLTRAELSNMIHGVTKGYERSLEITGVGYKTQIQGRTLSFNVGYINPVIYQVPTGIDVKVDKQTLINIKGVDKRLVGQVAADLRAIKPPDVYKQKGVRYAGEVLRKKEGKTGK; this is encoded by the coding sequence ATGTCGCGTATTGGGAAAAAACCGATTGCCATTCCTGGTGGAGTGGACGTCAAAGTTGCTGGATCAACCGTGTCGGTCAAGGGTCCGCTCGGTAAGTTAGATTGGTCGCTCGTGCATGGAGTTGATGTTGCCGTGAACAATGGCCAGGTCATCGTCGGTCGCTCGAGCGACGATCGCAAGTTACGGGCGCTACACGGACTGACCCGTGCGGAATTGAGCAACATGATCCATGGTGTGACGAAGGGGTACGAGCGCTCGCTCGAAATCACCGGAGTGGGGTACAAAACCCAAATCCAAGGTCGGACGTTGAGCTTCAATGTGGGGTATATCAATCCGGTGATCTATCAGGTGCCGACAGGTATCGATGTGAAGGTGGACAAACAAACGCTCATCAACATCAAGGGAGTCGACAAGCGATTAGTCGGCCAGGTCGCAGCTGATCTGCGAGCCATTAAGCCGCCGGATGTCTATAAGCAAAAGGGTGTCCGTTATGCGGGTGAGGTCTTGCGCAAGAAAGAAGGCAAGACTGGGAAGTAG
- a CDS encoding 50S ribosomal protein L18, with amino-acid sequence MMNAADKVRQLERRRRRVRRVILGTTERPRLNVFRSAVHIYAQVIDDTRGTTLAAASSLDKALRKSLKSTGGIEAAKAVGKLIADRAKAVKVTAVVFDRGGRMYHGRIKALADASREGGLQF; translated from the coding sequence ATGATGAATGCTGCAGACAAAGTTCGACAGCTTGAGCGCCGCCGTCGGCGGGTGCGGCGAGTCATTTTGGGAACGACTGAACGGCCTCGCTTGAATGTCTTCAGGAGCGCGGTTCATATTTATGCTCAGGTTATCGATGATACTCGAGGAACAACCCTTGCCGCCGCGTCCTCGCTCGATAAAGCGCTCCGTAAATCGCTCAAGTCGACCGGTGGGATTGAGGCGGCCAAGGCGGTGGGGAAATTGATCGCCGACCGCGCCAAAGCCGTGAAAGTCACAGCCGTGGTCTTCGATCGAGGTGGTCGTATGTATCACGGTCGAATCAAGGCGCTCGCCGATGCATCACGTGAAGGGGGTTTGCAATTTTAG
- the rpsE gene encoding 30S ribosomal protein S5, with protein MRVNPDELSLKDKVVFINRVAKVVKGGKRFNFCALVVVGDGHGWVGIGKGKAAEVPVAISKAVEQAKKHLVHVPLKGGTIPHEVHGLFGGEHVLLKPAVDGTGIIAGGAVRAVVELVGAHNVIAKTLGRGNPFNAVRATLDGLTQLRNLEDVLRYRRQGVAEGQERVTA; from the coding sequence GTGCGAGTCAATCCCGATGAGTTAAGCCTCAAAGACAAGGTGGTCTTCATTAACCGTGTCGCAAAAGTTGTGAAGGGTGGAAAGCGCTTCAACTTCTGCGCGCTCGTTGTCGTCGGTGACGGTCACGGGTGGGTTGGGATTGGTAAGGGAAAGGCTGCTGAAGTCCCGGTCGCCATCTCTAAGGCTGTCGAACAGGCCAAGAAACACCTCGTTCATGTCCCTCTGAAGGGCGGAACCATCCCGCATGAAGTCCATGGATTGTTCGGGGGAGAGCACGTGTTACTGAAACCAGCTGTCGATGGAACAGGCATTATTGCCGGAGGGGCGGTTCGCGCCGTCGTGGAATTAGTCGGCGCGCACAATGTGATCGCGAAAACCCTAGGGCGTGGCAATCCCTTCAATGCGGTTCGCGCGACACTCGACGGGCTGACCCAATTGAGAAATTTGGAAGATGTTCTTCGCTACCGTCGGCAGGGGGTCGCCGAAGGACAAGAAAGGGTGACGGCTTGA
- the rpmD gene encoding 50S ribosomal protein L30, which yields MGATKASGSSEPGVQSVRVTLRRSPIGTPERHRLVLRGLGLRRLRQTVVRPDTPQVRGMIHKVGYLLEVGKP from the coding sequence ATGGGGGCAACAAAGGCATCAGGTAGTTCAGAGCCTGGGGTTCAGAGTGTGCGAGTGACCCTGAGGCGCAGTCCCATTGGAACGCCTGAGCGCCATCGGCTCGTGCTTCGTGGCCTGGGGCTTCGACGCTTGCGTCAGACCGTTGTGCGTCCAGATACCCCTCAGGTACGAGGAATGATTCATAAAGTCGGTTATCTGCTTGAGGTTGGAAAGCCATGA
- the rplO gene encoding 50S ribosomal protein L15 yields MNLHDLTPAHGAKKRRKRIGRGPGSGHGKTATKGHKGLLARSGGGKRPGFEGGQMPLIRRLPKYGFTNPSRVEYAIVNLKSFEGWAGSETVTPQAMVDAGLVKRKKLPIKVLGNGELKKPLVVQAHKFSKSAEAKIQAAGGRVEVIGGA; encoded by the coding sequence ATGAATCTTCATGATTTGACTCCGGCGCACGGGGCAAAGAAGCGACGGAAACGTATTGGGCGTGGGCCTGGATCCGGTCACGGGAAGACCGCGACCAAAGGGCATAAAGGGTTACTAGCTCGATCCGGTGGGGGGAAGCGTCCTGGCTTTGAGGGTGGGCAGATGCCGTTGATCCGCCGCCTTCCGAAGTACGGCTTTACGAATCCTTCCCGAGTGGAATATGCCATCGTGAACCTCAAGAGTTTCGAAGGGTGGGCTGGGAGCGAGACAGTCACTCCGCAAGCCATGGTCGATGCTGGATTAGTGAAACGAAAAAAACTGCCGATCAAGGTTCTTGGCAACGGTGAGCTGAAAAAGCCACTCGTTGTGCAGGCCCACAAGTTCAGTAAATCTGCTGAAGCGAAGATCCAAGCGGCCGGAGGGCGAGTCGAGGTCATCGGCGGTGCTTGA
- the secY gene encoding preprotein translocase subunit SecY produces MLERLLTSFQNIFKIPELRTRVLFTLGMLVVYRVGSHIPTPGINGEALSEFLQKQGGSLLGFLDIFSGGSLSRLTIFALGIMPYISASIILQLLTVVIPHLTKLAKEGERGRKKIIQYTRFGTIGIALIQGFGIAIGLEQMNQGAFVLNAGWGFRLMTVITLTAGTGFLMWLGEQITERGIGNGISLIIFAGIVARLPAAVAQTYNLYEIGQLNAFLLIALALLMVCVVAAIVFLESGRRKIPVQYAKRVIGRRVYGGQSTHIPLKINTAGVIPPIFASSIIAFPATIAGFFETPWVKSIGAQLAPGSVLYTLMYVGLIVFFCFFYTAVVLNPVDMADNMKKYGGFIPGIRPGQRTSDYIYNVLTKITFAGAIYLAVVCVIPEFLIYKLNVPFYFGGTSLLIVIGVGLDTAQQIESHMLMRNYEGFLGKGMAPLRGRSG; encoded by the coding sequence GTGCTTGAGCGGCTTCTCACCAGTTTTCAGAATATCTTCAAGATTCCCGAGTTGCGCACTCGTGTCCTGTTCACGCTCGGAATGTTGGTCGTGTATCGGGTGGGGTCGCATATTCCGACTCCCGGTATCAACGGTGAGGCGCTCTCCGAGTTCTTGCAGAAACAGGGCGGATCTTTACTGGGGTTCCTTGATATTTTCTCAGGCGGATCATTGTCCCGCCTGACAATCTTTGCGCTGGGCATCATGCCCTATATCAGCGCATCGATCATTCTCCAATTGTTGACGGTCGTTATCCCGCATTTGACCAAGTTGGCCAAAGAGGGTGAACGTGGCCGCAAGAAGATCATTCAGTACACGCGGTTTGGGACGATCGGGATCGCCTTGATTCAAGGGTTCGGTATCGCGATTGGGTTGGAACAAATGAATCAGGGAGCGTTCGTACTCAATGCCGGTTGGGGATTCCGTCTCATGACGGTGATCACGCTGACAGCCGGCACCGGCTTCTTGATGTGGCTTGGGGAGCAGATCACTGAACGAGGGATCGGTAACGGAATCTCCTTGATCATTTTTGCCGGTATCGTCGCACGGTTGCCGGCAGCCGTCGCCCAGACCTACAATTTGTATGAGATCGGCCAGCTCAACGCGTTCTTGCTGATTGCCTTGGCTCTCTTGATGGTGTGTGTGGTCGCGGCGATCGTATTTTTGGAAAGCGGGCGCCGAAAGATTCCGGTGCAATATGCGAAGCGGGTGATTGGACGTCGGGTCTATGGGGGACAGAGCACGCACATTCCGTTAAAGATTAACACGGCAGGCGTCATCCCTCCCATATTTGCCTCGTCGATCATTGCGTTTCCTGCAACCATTGCGGGATTCTTTGAGACACCATGGGTGAAATCGATCGGAGCCCAGCTGGCCCCCGGATCGGTGCTCTATACATTGATGTATGTCGGCTTAATCGTCTTTTTCTGTTTCTTTTACACCGCGGTCGTCCTGAACCCTGTGGACATGGCTGATAACATGAAAAAGTACGGAGGGTTTATCCCTGGGATCCGACCTGGGCAACGAACTTCCGACTATATCTATAATGTGCTGACGAAGATCACGTTTGCCGGTGCCATCTATCTCGCCGTCGTCTGTGTCATTCCGGAATTCCTGATTTATAAACTCAACGTCCCATTTTATTTTGGGGGAACGTCCCTTTTGATCGTGATTGGGGTGGGACTCGACACGGCCCAGCAAATTGAATCCCATATGTTGATGCGTAACTACGAGGGATTTTTGGGCAAAGGAATGGCGCCGCTGCGTGGGAGAAGCGGATAG
- a CDS encoding adenylate kinase: MRLVFLGAPGVGKGTQADKVAAQYRIRKISTGDLLREAVRNQTRLGLEAKGHMDQGKLVPDSVVIGLVREKLADPSHTDGFILDGFPRTVPQAEALAKVLEERGIHLDQVINFQVPREAIVKRLSGRRSCPKCQTTYHVDFAPPRGGSSCDRCGEILVQRSDDQREAIEMRLRVYEEQTAPLIAFYEQKHVLSHLNGAEAVEAVYQNLVRTLAAYQAA, translated from the coding sequence ATGCGGCTTGTATTTCTAGGTGCTCCGGGTGTCGGAAAAGGGACGCAGGCCGATAAGGTCGCGGCTCAGTATCGCATCCGTAAGATTTCAACGGGTGATTTGCTACGGGAGGCGGTTCGTAATCAGACCCGACTTGGGCTGGAAGCCAAAGGGCATATGGACCAGGGAAAGCTGGTTCCTGATTCCGTGGTCATTGGGTTGGTGCGGGAGAAACTAGCTGACCCATCTCACACCGATGGATTTATTCTTGATGGGTTTCCACGGACGGTTCCTCAAGCGGAAGCGCTGGCAAAGGTGCTGGAGGAGCGAGGCATTCACCTGGATCAAGTGATTAATTTCCAGGTTCCTCGAGAAGCAATCGTCAAGCGTCTGAGTGGGCGACGGAGCTGTCCTAAATGCCAGACGACCTATCACGTAGATTTTGCGCCGCCTAGGGGCGGAAGCTCGTGTGATCGGTGCGGAGAAATATTGGTTCAGCGAAGTGATGATCAGCGGGAAGCGATTGAGATGCGTCTCCGTGTGTATGAAGAGCAGACAGCACCATTAATCGCTTTTTATGAACAGAAGCACGTGTTGTCGCATCTCAATGGTGCCGAGGCGGTGGAAGCCGTCTACCAAAACCTCGTACGAACGCTGGCGGCATACCAGGCGGCATGA
- the map gene encoding type I methionyl aminopeptidase, producing the protein MIILKTPAEIEVMAAASRVVAEALEIVKKAVHPGISTEELDWIAEEEIRARGAVPAFKGYRNYPKTLCASVNEQVVHGIPSKRKLKDGDIIGLDLGAIVGGFYGDSAVTVAVGRIPEATEKLVRVTKEALYLGIKQAVVGNRLTDISHAVQRHVESAGFSVVTEFVGHGIGRQLHEEPQVPNYGKPGQGPRLQPGMVLAIEPMVNMGRSAVRVLEDRWTAVTVDGSLSAHFEHTIAIQPAGPPQVLSQIEKL; encoded by the coding sequence ATGATCATTCTGAAAACGCCCGCCGAGATTGAAGTGATGGCGGCGGCGTCACGGGTGGTAGCTGAGGCGCTGGAGATCGTAAAGAAGGCGGTTCATCCCGGTATCAGCACCGAAGAACTGGATTGGATTGCCGAAGAGGAAATACGGGCCAGAGGGGCGGTTCCAGCGTTCAAGGGCTATCGGAACTATCCCAAGACCCTCTGTGCCTCCGTGAACGAACAGGTGGTTCACGGTATCCCTTCGAAGCGAAAGCTTAAGGATGGAGATATTATCGGGCTGGACCTCGGTGCTATTGTCGGTGGATTCTATGGAGATTCTGCCGTGACGGTTGCGGTTGGGCGAATCCCTGAGGCGACAGAGAAGCTAGTTCGGGTGACAAAAGAGGCGCTCTATCTGGGGATCAAACAGGCAGTCGTCGGCAATCGGTTGACGGACATCTCGCATGCCGTGCAGCGTCATGTTGAATCGGCCGGGTTCTCGGTCGTGACAGAGTTTGTCGGTCACGGGATCGGTCGGCAGTTGCATGAAGAACCCCAAGTTCCCAACTATGGGAAACCTGGACAGGGGCCTCGATTGCAGCCAGGGATGGTATTGGCGATTGAGCCGATGGTGAACATGGGCCGGAGTGCTGTTCGTGTTCTCGAGGATCGATGGACGGCTGTCACGGTGGATGGCAGTCTGTCTGCCCACTTCGAGCATACGATTGCTATACAACCGGCCGGACCTCCCCAGGTCTTGAGTCAGATAGAGAAACTCTAG
- the infA gene encoding translation initiation factor IF-1 — protein sequence MAKEDIIEVQGSVAETLPNAMFRVKLENGHIILAHISGKMRMHFIRILPGDKVTVEMSPYDLTRGRITYRFK from the coding sequence GTGGCAAAAGAAGACATTATTGAAGTTCAGGGCTCGGTCGCGGAGACGCTTCCCAACGCCATGTTTCGTGTGAAACTCGAAAACGGCCATATCATATTGGCTCATATCTCGGGGAAAATGCGGATGCATTTCATTCGCATTCTTCCTGGCGATAAGGTCACGGTGGAGATGTCGCCGTACGATTTGACCAGAGGCCGTATTACCTATCGCTTTAAGTAA
- the rpmJ gene encoding 50S ribosomal protein L36 encodes MKVKSSVKPICAKCKVVRRRGVVRILCNNPRHKQRQG; translated from the coding sequence ATGAAGGTCAAATCATCAGTGAAGCCCATTTGCGCGAAGTGCAAAGTCGTACGCCGTCGGGGAGTCGTTCGGATTCTCTGCAACAACCCTCGTCATAAGCAACGACAGGGATAA
- the rpsM gene encoding 30S ribosomal protein S13 — translation MARIAGVDLPRNKRTDIGLTYIYGIGRVSAQHILDEAGIDGAVRVKDLSEDKIVKLREIIERDHRVEGDLRKEVSLNIKRLIDTGSYRGLRHRKGLPVRGQRTKTNARTRKGRRAGVSSKPRSTVTKTAPSA, via the coding sequence ATGGCACGTATTGCTGGCGTCGATTTACCGCGGAACAAACGAACCGATATCGGGTTGACGTACATCTACGGGATCGGACGAGTGTCCGCCCAACACATTCTCGACGAAGCCGGTATCGATGGGGCGGTCCGTGTCAAGGATCTCAGCGAGGACAAGATCGTCAAGTTACGTGAAATCATCGAGCGCGACCATCGGGTCGAAGGAGATCTTCGCAAAGAAGTGTCGCTCAATATCAAGCGGTTGATCGACACTGGATCGTACCGAGGGCTACGCCATCGCAAAGGATTGCCTGTCCGCGGTCAGCGGACCAAGACGAATGCCAGGACACGAAAGGGACGACGTGCGGGCGTCAGTAGTAAGCCGAGGTCGACGGTTACCAAAACGGCGCCAAGCGCCTAG
- the rpsK gene encoding 30S ribosomal protein S11 encodes MSVKKGKKKERRIVQSGVAHVQASFNNTIVTITDMSGNTVVWASAGNQGFKGSRKSTPFAAQRAGEAAARKAMESGMRQVDVYVNGPGSGRESAIRSLQGAGLRINLIRDVTPIPHNGCRPPKRRRV; translated from the coding sequence ATGAGCGTGAAAAAAGGCAAGAAGAAAGAGCGTCGGATCGTTCAGAGCGGAGTGGCGCATGTTCAAGCGTCGTTCAACAATACGATCGTGACTATCACCGACATGAGCGGCAATACGGTGGTATGGGCAAGCGCGGGCAATCAAGGGTTCAAGGGATCGCGAAAGAGCACCCCGTTTGCTGCGCAACGCGCCGGGGAGGCAGCAGCGCGAAAAGCCATGGAAAGTGGGATGCGGCAGGTCGATGTGTATGTCAATGGTCCGGGTTCCGGTCGAGAATCGGCTATTCGCTCACTGCAGGGGGCTGGCTTGCGGATCAACTTGATTCGTGACGTGACACCGATTCCGCACAATGGGTGCCGGCCACCCAAGCGTCGGCGAGTCTAA
- the rpsD gene encoding 30S ribosomal protein S4 has protein sequence MARYRGPVCRLCRREGEKLFLKGTRCMTEKCAIERRSYPPGQHGQGRQRTSDYSLQLREKQKLRRIYGLQECQFRGVFERAERQTGVTGDALLRLLECRLDNVAYRLGFGASRKQARQMVSHGHFTVNGKKITVAGALVKPGDVIEIRERSRDLAAIQAALESVDSRGIPDWLELDKGAFKGIVRALPVKEQIALPVNEQMVVELYSR, from the coding sequence GTGGCAAGGTATCGTGGTCCAGTCTGTCGGTTGTGTCGGAGAGAAGGTGAGAAGCTCTTTCTCAAGGGCACTCGTTGTATGACGGAGAAGTGTGCCATCGAACGCCGGAGCTATCCTCCTGGGCAACATGGGCAGGGGCGTCAGCGTACCTCAGACTATAGCCTTCAGTTGCGCGAGAAGCAGAAGCTGCGCCGAATCTATGGGCTTCAGGAGTGTCAATTCCGCGGTGTGTTTGAACGTGCCGAGCGACAGACCGGGGTCACCGGCGATGCCTTATTGCGATTGCTCGAATGCCGATTGGACAATGTCGCGTACCGATTGGGGTTTGGGGCTTCTCGGAAACAAGCTCGTCAGATGGTCAGTCATGGCCATTTCACAGTGAATGGCAAGAAGATTACGGTGGCCGGTGCCTTGGTGAAACCAGGCGATGTGATTGAGATTCGTGAGCGGAGTCGAGATTTGGCGGCCATCCAAGCCGCGTTGGAATCCGTCGATAGTCGGGGGATTCCCGATTGGCTTGAACTGGATAAAGGCGCGTTCAAGGGAATTGTGCGGGCCCTGCCGGTTAAGGAGCAGATCGCGTTGCCGGTAAACGAACAGATGGTGGTGGAATTGTACTCACGATAG
- a CDS encoding DNA-directed RNA polymerase subunit alpha, whose amino-acid sequence MIKAMKDFQIPMRVEVDKDAHSPTFGRFTTEAFERGFGTTIGNALRRILLSSLTGAAVTTVKIEGVVHEFSTISGVTEDVTAIILNIKSLRLALHTDKPKTIRLKKKGPGEAKGSDILHDADVAILTPDLHIATLDKDATLDIEMTVKHGRGYVPAERNKEEGLPIGVIAIDSIFSPIKRVNFHVENARVGRMTDYDKLTMEIWTDGTISPRDALSTGAGILREHLDIFINPEERSEGKSEAGYEESQREVNKNLSRSVNELELSVRAANCLKNANIKTIADLVQKSEGEMLRTKNFGKKSLNEIKEILTEMGLSLGTKIEAASSPHNGSPKPE is encoded by the coding sequence ATGATCAAAGCGATGAAAGACTTTCAGATCCCAATGCGGGTGGAAGTCGACAAGGATGCGCATTCCCCCACATTTGGGCGGTTCACGACGGAAGCGTTTGAACGGGGGTTTGGCACCACGATCGGTAACGCCCTCCGTCGCATTTTGTTGTCGTCGCTTACGGGGGCTGCGGTTACGACGGTGAAGATCGAAGGAGTTGTGCACGAGTTTTCGACGATTTCGGGTGTGACGGAAGATGTTACGGCGATCATTCTGAATATCAAGAGTTTGCGGTTAGCGCTTCACACCGACAAGCCGAAGACCATCCGGTTGAAAAAGAAGGGCCCCGGAGAGGCGAAAGGCTCCGATATTCTTCACGACGCTGACGTGGCGATTCTGACGCCTGATTTGCATATCGCGACGCTCGACAAAGATGCGACGCTTGATATCGAAATGACCGTCAAGCATGGGCGAGGGTATGTGCCGGCCGAGCGCAATAAGGAAGAAGGATTGCCGATCGGGGTGATCGCCATCGATTCCATCTTCTCTCCGATCAAGCGAGTGAATTTCCATGTCGAAAATGCGCGCGTCGGGCGGATGACGGACTATGACAAGCTGACGATGGAGATCTGGACGGACGGCACCATCAGTCCCCGGGATGCCCTTTCTACCGGAGCGGGCATTCTGCGCGAACATTTGGATATCTTTATCAATCCGGAGGAGCGCAGCGAAGGAAAAAGCGAAGCGGGGTATGAGGAGTCTCAGCGGGAAGTGAATAAGAATCTCTCCCGTAGCGTGAACGAGTTGGAGCTGTCGGTTCGCGCGGCCAATTGCCTGAAAAACGCGAATATCAAGACGATCGCGGATCTTGTGCAAAAATCGGAAGGGGAGATGCTTCGGACGAAAAACTTCGGGAAGAAGTCCCTCAACGAGATTAAGGAAATTCTTACTGAGATGGGACTTTCGTTGGGGACTAAAATCGAGGCTGCATCTTCTCCACACAATGGAAGTCCGAAACCCGAGTAA
- the rplQ gene encoding 50S ribosomal protein L17 produces MRHRKKGRQLGRQTKHRGALFRNLVTSLLDQERIETTGAKAKEIRGFTDRMITLGKEGTLPARRRALGFLRSKAVVSKLFTDVAVRFKDRSGGYTRIVKTRRRIGDAAEMVAIELVSRPEITTKKKSAARTAQPASGETGTSA; encoded by the coding sequence GTGCGACATAGGAAAAAAGGACGACAACTTGGGCGGCAGACCAAGCACCGAGGGGCATTGTTCAGAAACTTGGTGACCTCGTTGTTGGATCAAGAGCGAATCGAGACCACGGGAGCGAAGGCCAAAGAGATCCGGGGGTTTACGGATCGCATGATCACGCTTGGCAAGGAAGGGACGCTTCCTGCTCGACGGCGGGCATTGGGGTTTCTTCGCAGCAAGGCCGTCGTGTCCAAACTGTTCACCGATGTTGCCGTAAGGTTCAAGGATCGTTCGGGCGGATACACGAGAATTGTGAAAACTCGTCGCCGTATTGGAGATGCCGCTGAGATGGTCGCGATTGAGTTAGTGTCCCGCCCGGAAATAACGACCAAGAAGAAGTCGGCTGCCCGTACTGCACAGCCTGCGTCAGGCGAGACCGGAACGTCGGCGTAA
- the lptC gene encoding LPS export ABC transporter periplasmic protein LptC, whose protein sequence is MWELVARRTLLALSVLLATFLGFLLFRNADSVSTGQAVPSGSIEQADAKLLEFTFTQSKGEIVQWQVQAKQARLFEQEKRAVLREVALIFYGGEGDEVTVHGDEGTLDTATKDFALANRDTPIVVETKSGYTIYTNHLVWTDEAKEIRTGDPVRIVGHGLVVTGQGLLGRMESEEFEVLQDVHVDLVPAS, encoded by the coding sequence ATGTGGGAACTTGTAGCGAGACGAACCCTCCTCGCGTTGAGCGTGCTCTTGGCCACGTTTCTCGGCTTTCTTCTCTTCAGAAATGCTGACTCAGTGTCTACTGGCCAGGCAGTACCTTCCGGATCGATTGAACAAGCCGATGCCAAACTCTTGGAGTTCACCTTTACGCAGTCAAAAGGCGAGATCGTCCAATGGCAGGTGCAGGCCAAGCAGGCTCGGCTATTTGAGCAAGAAAAGCGGGCAGTGCTCCGCGAGGTTGCCCTCATCTTCTATGGCGGGGAAGGTGACGAAGTGACCGTGCATGGCGATGAAGGGACACTCGATACCGCAACGAAGGATTTTGCTTTGGCCAATCGTGATACGCCCATTGTTGTGGAAACCAAGAGCGGGTATACCATTTATACCAACCATTTGGTATGGACGGACGAAGCCAAAGAAATTCGGACGGGAGATCCGGTGCGGATCGTGGGGCATGGGTTGGTGGTAACGGGACAAGGGTTGCTCGGGCGAATGGAGTCTGAAGAATTCGAGGTTTTACAAGATGTCCATGTGGATCTGGTACCTGCTTCTTAA